DNA from Pseudomonas putida:
ACCAGATCCGCGTCTTCCCCAATGGCTTCGACAACCTGCGCCCAGGCGACCGCCTCGAAGTGCCCAGCGCCCCGCGCATGGCCCTGCCCGAGCTCAATTCCAACGGTGTGACCCGCGAGACCCTGGACACCCAGGACGAAGAGCAAGCCCGCAAGCTCGCCGGCATGGCCAGCGGCACCGCCAACTTCATCACCGCCGACGTCAACAAGAGCGACGCAGCCGCCTCCATGGCCCGTGGCATGGCGTCCAGCGAAGTCAGCGCCCAGACCCAGTAGTGGCTGAGCCGCTTCGGCACCGCCCGCGTGCAGATCAACGTCGACGACAAGCTGTCCCTGGCCAGTTCTTCGCTCGACCTGCTGCTGCCGGTACACGACACAGAAAAACACCTGCTCTTCACCCAGGGCAGCATCCACCGTACCGACGACCGCAACCAGGCCAACCTGGGTGTGGGCGTGCGTCGTTTCAACGATGACTACATGGTCGGCGTCAACAGCTTCTTCGACCACGACCTCTCCCGCAGCCACTCGCGCTTGGGCGTAGGCGTGGAGTACTGGCGCGACTACCTCAAGCTCAGCGCCAACGGCTACCACCGCCTCAGCAACTGGCGCACCTCGCCCGATGTGGTCGACTACGAAGAGCGCCCGGCCAACGGCTGGGACGTGCGCGCCGAAGGCTGGCTGCCCTCCATGCCGCAACTGGGCGGCAAGCTGGCCTACGAAAAATACTACGGCAGCGAAGTGGGCCTGTTCGGCAAGGACAACCGCAAGAAAAACCCGCACGCCGTCACCACTGGTGTCACCTACACCCCGATCCCGCTGCTCACCTTCAGCGCCGAGCAACGTCGCGGCGATGCCGGTGCCAGCGATACCCAGTTCGGCATGCAGTTCAACTGGAACATCGGCCAGAGCTGGAGCAAGCAGACCGATCCAAATAAAGTCGCAGCCATGCGCACGCTGGCCGGCAGCCGCTACGACCTGGTCGAGCGCAACAACAACATCGTCCTTGAATACCGCAAGAAAGAAGTCATCCGCCTGAACGTCGCCCGCCAACTGGCCGGGGCCGGTGGCGAGCGTAAATCCCTGCAGGTGACGGTCCAGAGCAAGTACGGCCTGGAGCGCATCGACTGGAGCGCCGCCACCCTGCTGCAGGCCGGTGGCAAGATCAAGCACCTGGGCGGCAGCGACTACCAGCTGACCCTGCCGTTCTATCGCAGCGGCGCCCAGGCAGTGAACACCTATACCCTGCACGGCGTAGCCGTGGACAAGCAAGGCAACCGCTCCAACCGCAGCGAAACACAAGTCACCGTCAACGCGCCCGTATTCGACGCCGCGCGCAGCACCTTCCTGCCCACCGACAGCGTCGTGCCCACCAATGGCGGCGTCCAAGTGGTGACCTTGACCGTGCGCGACGGACAGGACGGTCTGATCGACGTGCCGCTGAGCGACCTGAAGCTGGCCGTGACCCGTGGCACCGCCAGCACCGGCGCCAAGGTGTCGGACTTCAGCCGTAAATCGGTGGGCGTGTACGAAGTGACCGTCACCGCCGGCACGCTGCCGGAGACCCTGACGCTCAGGCCGTCCATCCAGAACACTGCACTGACCCAGGCGAACATCTCGATCATGGACCGGGTACCCGACGCTGGCACCTCGGCCTTCAAGGTCACGCCCAGCGAGATCGACACCAGTGGTACCACCGTGGCCACCCTCACCTTGACGGCCAACGATGCAGACGGCAACCCAGTCCCCGACATCGCCGACCAACTGACCTTTATCGTCAAGGATGCCGCCGGCACCTCGCCTGGCACCGGTATCACCATCGGCCAGGTGACCGAAACCACCGCTGGGAGCTATACCGCGCGCCTCTCCGGCACCAAGGCCGGTGTGTGGACCGTCACCCCACAGTATAAAGGTACCGCCCTCGGCGCCCTCAACGGCACCGTGAAGCTGGTGGCCGGCCCAATCGCGGCCGTGCGCTCGACCGTGACAGCTGTGCCGAACGCCATCGAGGCCGGCAGCGGCGAGATCTCGGTCCTGACACTCACCGCCAAGGACGCCGAAGACAATCCGATCACCGGCATCGCCGACAAACTGTCTTTCCGTGTGAAAAGCAGCAGTGGCAGTGACGCCGGCTCGGACATCACCCTCACCGCCGTGACCGAATCCGCACCTGGCGTCTACAAGGCGAACCTGAGCGGGACCAAAGCCGATACCTGGACCGTAACGCCCCTGTTCGAGAGCAACGCCTTGGGCATCCTGGCCGATGTGGTCCTCACGCCGGGCGCAGTGGACGCCGGCACCTCCGATTTCACCGCCAACCCAATATCCATCGTGGTAGGGGCTGCCGAATCCGAACTGAAGTTCAACGCCAAGGATGCCAAGGGCAATCCTGTTTCCGGCCTCGCGAAAGACCTGAGCTTCGCAGTGCAGGGCAGCACCGGCGCGCCGGTAGGCTCTGATGTGACCATCACCCCCCTGCAGGAAACCACCCCGGGCACCTACACCGCCAAGCTCAGCGGCACGAAGGCCGACGTCTGGACCGTCACCCCGCAGCTCAAAGGCACCGCCCTCACCAGCCTCGCCGCTGACGTGACCCTGCTTGCCGGCGCATTGGACACCGGACACTCCCTCTTTACCGCCACACCGGACAAACTCGAAGCCAACAACAAAGACAGCTCGACACTTGAGTTCGTCGCCAAGGACGCCAAGGAAAACCCCCTCACCGGCCTCACAAGCAAACTGACCTTCAGCGTGAAGAACGACAAGGGTGAGAATGCCGATGCGGGCGTGACCATCGAGAACCTCAGTGAAACCGTGGCAGGTACGTATACCGCCACCCTGAAAGGCTCCAAGGCCGATACCTGGACCGTGGAAGTCTTGCTCGACAGTGCCGCCACCGGCATGAGCGACAAAGTGATCCTGACCCCTGGCGCCGTGGATGCGGGCACCTCCAAATTCTCCGCGAACCCCGACACCATCGCGGCGAACAAGGTTGCCAAGTCCGATTTGACCTTCAACGCCAATGACGCCCAAGGCAACCCCTTGAGCGGTATCGCAGCTGACCTCACCTTCGACGTACGCAATAGCGCCGGCGATGCCGGGGGTAGCGATGTGACCGTGGAAGACCTCAAGGAAACCACCCCGGGCACCTACACCGCTACGCTCAGCGGCACCAAGTCCGATGTCTGGACCGTCACCCCACAGGTCAACGGCACCGCGCTCACCAGCCTCGCCACCGACGTGACCCTGGTGCCAGGCGCATTGGACACTGGACGTTCCGTCTTTACCGTCAACCCAAAAACCATCGAAGCCAATGGCAGCGACAACTCGACGATCGAGCTCATCGCCAAGGACGCCAAGGACAACCCGCTCATCGGCCTCGAAACGCAACTCAGCTTCACCGTGAAGAATGGTCTTGGCGAGGATGCCGCTGCTGGCGTCACCATCGAGAACATCAGTGAAACCGCGGCAGGCACCTATACCGCGACCCTCAAAGGCACCAAGGCCGATACCTGGACCGTAGAACTGATGCTCGACGGCACCGCCGTGGGCTTGAGCGACACCGTGGAGCTGACCACTGGCGCCGTGGATGCCAGCAAGTCCACGCTTCTGGCGAACCCGGACCGCATCGAAGCCGGCGGCACCGAAAAGTCCGAACTGACCTTCACTGCTCGGGATGCCCATGACAACCCGATCAAAGGTCTCATCGGTAACCTCGTCTTCGACGTGACCGGCAGCGGCAGCGCCGCCAGTGGCGACGTGACCGTGGAAGATCTCAAGGAAACCACCCCAGGCACCTACACCGCCAAGCTCAGCGGCGCCAAGGCCGATGTCTGGACCGTCACCCCACAGGTCAAAGGCACCGCCATCGGTGGCCTCACCACCAAAGTGACCGTGGTTCCTGGTGCATTGGACACTGGACGTTCCAGCGTTACCGTCACGCCGGACGCCATCGTCGCCAACGACATCGACACCTCGACGCTCGAGGTCATCGTCAAGGATGCCAAGGACAACCCGATCACCGGCCTCGAAGGCAAACTTACATTCCGCGCGCACAACGAGGATGGCCAGGATGCCAGCACAGGCGTCATCTTCGGTAGTGTCAACGTAACTGCGGCCGGCACTTATACCGCCACCGTGAAAGGCTCCAAGGCCGATACCTGGACCGTGGAAGTCTGGCTCGACGGCACCGCCACCGGCATGAGCGACAAGCTGATCCTGACCCCGGATGCCGTGGATGCAGGCCGCTCCAGTGTTTCGGCAAACCCGGCGACCATTGCCGTTGGCGGTTCCGAGAAGTCCATGCTGGAGTTCATTGCTCAGGATGCCAAAGGCAATCTGATCAAAGGTCTCGTGGGTGACCTCGTCTTCGACGTTACCGACAGCAGCGGCGGCGCGCCAAGTGGCAACGTGATCGTGGAAGGTCTGCAGGAAACCACCCCAGGCACCTACACCGCCATGCTCAGCGGCACCAAGGCCGACGTCTGGACCGTCACGCCAAAGCTCAAGGGGGCCGCCATCGGTAGCCTCAAGACCGAGGTAACCCTCAAAGCGGGCGCCGTCGACGCCGGGAAATCCAATTTCCAGGCCACCCCTGTGACCATCGACGCAAACAACGCGGACAGTTCGACCCTGACATTCGTCGCCAAGGATGCCGAGGACAACCCGGTGACCGGTCTTGCTGCCCAGGTGACCTTCAGCGCCAAAGACAGTGGCAACAACACCGCCGGGGTTACCGTCGGCAGCACCAGCGAAGATGCCGCCAACCCAGGCACCTATACCGCCACGCTTACCGGCACCAAGGCCGATGTCTGGACCGTCACGCCGAAACTCGCTGGCATTGACCTGAGCAGCCTCACTGAAAAAGTGACCCTCGTGCCGGGCGCGCCGGACGCGACCACCTCCAGCTTCGACGCCACTCCTGCGCGCATTGATGCCGATGGTTCGACTCCGTCAACGCTGAAGTTCACTGCCCTGGATGCAAACAAGAACCCGATAAGCGGTATCGCTGCCAAGCTGATGTTCAAGGTCGAGGGTACTGGTGGAATTCCGGCACCTGGCGAGGTCGACATCGAGCCGATCGTGGAGGACGGCACCACCGGTGTATACACTGCCAAGCTGCGCGGCACGCTGGTAGGTACCTATACCGTGACACCACAGGCGGACACTGTAAGCCTGGATACCTTGGCGACTTCCGTCGAGTTGTTCAAAGCAGGTCCACCCGCGGATGCGTACTCCAAAATCGAGGTCAGTAAAGACAGGGTCTACGCGGACGGTGTCGAACAGACCGAAATTCTATTCACGGCGATGGACGCCTCCAACCAGCCCGTCAGCGGTATCGAGGATCAAATCAGCTTCCAGGTACAGGACAATGGGACGCCTGTGACCGGCATCACATTGAGTGCCATTACCGAGAAAGGGAACACCGGTGTTTATTCGGCGACCCTCGAGGGCACAGCCGTGGGTAAGTTCAAAGTGGTTCCACTGGTCGAGGGCAAGGAGTTGAATATCTCTGAGCCAGTCGAATTGTTCACCAGCAGCTTTGAAAAGTTCCGCAACGATTACGGCTGGGAATACAAGATACCCACTTCGTACCCGCAGACCGGTTACGAAGGCGCAAAATTCACCGTTCTACTGAGCAACAACGACAACCCCGACGACTACGACTGGACGTCCGATGCGCCTTGGTTGACATCACGAGGGGCCGGCACCTTCGAGTTCACCGCAGCACCTACCGGCGCGAGACTGGCCAATATTACGGCCCAGCGAAAGGGAAGTCCTATCAAGCACGACTACCAGATAAACAATAAGAGGTGGTTCTATGTGAGCAGCGACAGCATTCCTAGAAACCCCAGTACGCTTGAGGACGAATGCAATGCAAAAGGAATGGTTGTAGGAGATTCTGTTAGATATGCAGGAGGATTAGGATTCCCAGGCGTATCGGGCTTCTTGAATGAATGGGGAAGCATTGCGCCAAACATAGCGGACAATTACTTCGCGCTGTGGGATCCTTTGAATAGAAAATGGGTTCGAATAGCCGGGACATATGACGATTATAATAATGGAACCCCCGTCGGCGTACCGACTGATCCAACTCGTTTGATTTGCATGTTCTGATACACGTCCTCATAGAAAGCCCCGGCATTGCCGGGGCTTTCTATTTCTGATCGCTAGAGACATCTGGCACAAGACTGCACGCAGGCGATCATGGCGTCTGCTCGCTCTCGTGCATGCCAGGACACTGCGTTTCTTGCCCCGTTTTGCCGGGTCTGGTCTTGGTACGAACACAGTTGTTAGACCCCAAGCGATACGCCTTGAAAACCTACTGCAAAGCCCCTTCCCCCACCCGTTCCACCTGCTCGATCGGGACCTGCCGCGCCAGATGATCGGCCGCAATGAAGCCAAAGGTCATCGCCGGCCCAATGGTCGATCCCGGCCCTGGATACGTCTTGCCCATCAACGCCGCGCTGGTATTGCCGATGGCATACAACCCCTCGATCACCGCCCCGTCCGCGCGCAACACGCGGGCATCGGCGTCGGTGCGCAGGCCGCCCTTGGTACCCAGTTCCCCGGCATCGATGCGCAGGGCATAGAACGGCCCGCGTTCCACCGGCCCCAGGCACGGGTTGGGCCGGCAGTTGCTGTCGCCGTAGTAACGGTCGAACAGGCTGTCGCCCTTGCCGAACTGGGTGTCCACGCCCTGTGCCGCCATCTGGTTGAAGCGCTGCACGCTCTGCCCAAGCCCCGCCGCGCTCACGCCGATCTTGCCCGCCAGCGCCGCCAGGCTGTCGGCGCGGTAGATGACGTTGTCCAGCCAGCCTTCGGGGATCTTGCTGTCCGGCTGCACCGACCCTGGCAACAACACGCCGCAGGGGTAGCGTTTGCGGTATTCAGCATCGAAGATCAGCCAGGCCGGTACGTTCGCGCCGGTGCGCGCCTGGTCGGCGTACATGGCGTAGATGATGTCCGTGTACGGCGCGGCCTCGTTGACGAAGCGCTCGCCCCGACCGTTGACCATGATGCAGCGCGGAAACGCCCGTTCGACGAACAACGCTCGCTGCTTCTCCTCGCCCGGCACACGCACGGTCGGTGCGCCCCACACGTGGTCCATCAGCGCCACGTCCGCGCCCTGAGCCAGGCCCGCGCGGATGCCATCACCGGTATTGATCGGCGGCGCGGCCGTCCATTCGGCGCGGGTCGGGCTGGGCAGGTACTGCTCGCGCATCAGCTGATCGGCCTCGAAGCCCCCGCAACCGAGGATCACCCCAAACGCCGCGCGCACGTTCACAGGCTTGCCCTGGCGCTCGACCACCAACCCCGTCACCTTGCCCCCATGGCTCAACAGGCTGCGCATCGGCGCTTGCAGCCACAGCTCGATCTGCCGAGCCTGCATCGCCGCGCGCAGGCTGGCGACCAGGGCATTGCCCAAGGTCAGGCGCCGGTCACGCGGTGTGCGCCGGCGCCAGGCAAAGTCGGCCATGTACTTGAGGCCCAGGCGGGCGGTGAGCCACAGCCAGCCAGGCTCCTTGGCCAGGATGGTGTGGGCCTCGACCTGGGTCATGGCGATGCGCCCGGCGATCAGGGTGGCCGGCGACGGCGCGCGCAGGCGCTGGAATTCATCCCCCAGGCGCGCCGCATCGAAGCTCGCCGGCTCCATGGTGCGGTAGCCGGGCTTGCCGCCCTCGCGCTCGGGGTAGTAGTCCGGGTAGCGCTTCACGGCGCGAAAGTACGTCTGCGCCTGGGCGGCCAGGTAGCCGACCATGCGCGGGCCATGCTCCAGGTAGGCGTCCATGCGCGCCGGGTCGTAGTCCTCGCCGACCGTGGCCCGCAGGTAGGCCTGGGCCTGCTCGCGTGAATCGTTGCCGCCGAGCGCTTCGATCTGGTCGTTGCAGGGGATCCAGATCCCGCCACCGGAGATGGCCGTGGTGCCGCCGTACTCGGCGGCCTTTTCCACCATCAGGACCGACAGCCCCTGGTCGTGGGCACGCAACGCCGCCGTCATGGCGCCGGCCCCTGAGCCGACCACGACCACGTCGTAGACGGCGTCCCAGTGCACAGCCTGCTGATTGTCATTGTTCATCGATGCACCTCCCCGCTGGCGGCCGCTGGCCGCGATTCCATGGAGCCCGCACTATGTCACATATTTTTATTTATGAGTCATTGCGATGACACAAAAACTTGCAGCCGTGCCATTAAGTGCGACAATCGCCGCCAATCCCAATGACCACAGAAGGTTCCGCCATGACCCGACAACTGCGCTGGGGCGATGCCAGCCGTATGGACAGTGCCGAGCAAGGGCGACAGCAGATCCTGGAGTGCGCCTTGGCGGCGATGAGCGAAGTGGGCCCGGATGGTTTTGCCATCGACGACGTGGCGCGCCGGGCGAATATTTCCCGGCGCACGCTGTACCGCTACTTCGCCACCAAGCAGGAACTGGTGCAGGCGGTGATCAGCAGCGAAAACGCCGGGTTCTTCAGTGCCATGCAGCAACAGCTGGTCGGCTTCGAGGACGATTTCGAGCGCTACCTGGAAGAATGCCTGTGCTTTGCCGTGCGCTATCGCGACCAGCACCGAGGCGGGTTTCACCAGGGCTACCTGGCCAAAGCGGCCAGCCCCGAGGTGTTCGCCTACATCCTCGAGGACATCGCGCCGTTGTGGCAGCAACTGCTGGCCGGCCCCTTCGCGCGCCATGTCGAGCGCCACGGCGCCAGCGTCAGCCTGGACGACAGCATCGCCCTGATCAGCCGGCTATGCCTGGCCTACTGCCTGGTGCCCGAGGCGCCGGCGCAAATCCGCAAGCAACTGCGCCTGCTGCGCCACATCAGTGCCTGAGCCCGTCAGGGCAATAGGCGCATGGCGCTGGGCACCGGCATGTAGCACGGCTGGTAATCGGGCTGGCAGTAGTAGGCCATGCTCAGCGGCATGGGCAAGGGGCGTGTGATCGCGGCCACATAGGCGGCGGCGAAGGCACATACGATCAGGGTCAGGCAAAATCTTGTTGTTGTTTTCATGGCCATGCCTCTTTGAGCGAGGGAGACGTTGTGAAGCCAGACTAGAAGGGGCTCGATCGGCCCGCCTCGTCCAAACGGACGAGGCGGATCACTTTCAGGACAACGCCCGGCGAATGTCCGCCGCGGCGCCCTGCAACGCCCGGGCGGCCGCCTCGACGAATGGCGCCATGCTGATGAAGCCATGCACCATGCCCTCGCAGCGCTGCAAACGCACCGCCACCCCGGCTGCCTGCAGGCGCTCGGCGAAGGCCTCGCCCTCATCGCGCAGCGGGTCGTACTCGGCGGTCAGCAGCGTGGTGGTCGGCAGGCCCTGCAGGTACTCGTCACGCAGGGGCGATACCAAGGGGTCGGTGCCCTGCTCGGCACGCTCCAGGTACTGCGCCCAGAACCACCCCATCATCGCCCGCGACAACAGGTAACCCTCGGCGAAGTCGCGATAGGACGCGCTGTCGCACGCCGCATCCGTCACCGGGTAGAACAAGCATTGGTGACGGATCGCCGGCCCCTGGCGCTCCCGGGCCAGCCGGCTCACGGCGATGGCCAGGTTGCCGCCGGCGCTGTCCCCGGCCACCGCCAGGCGGCGGGCGTCCACCCCCAGCGCATCGGCCTGCTCGACCAACCAGCAGGTGGCGGCGTAGCAGTCCTCGGGCGCTGCTGGAAAGCGCGCTTCCGGCGCCAGGCGATAGCCTACCGACACCACCACCGCGCTGGTCTCCAGGGCCAGGGCGCGGCACAGGTTGTCGTGGGTGTCGAGGTTGCCGATGACAAAACCGCCACCATGGAAGAACACCAGCAGCGGCAGGTCATCACGGGCCACCGGGCGGTACAGGCGCGCCGGCAGCAGGCCCGCCGCGCCGGCCACTTGGAGGTCGCGCACTTCGGCCATGTCCGCCCCTGGCAGCGGCGGCATCAGGTTGTCGGCGTGCAGGCGGTACTGCACGGCATCGAGGGTGGCGTAGTCCGGCTCGCCCTGGGCGGTGAAGCCCTGGAGCACGGCGGCCATCTGGGTATCGAGGGGCATGGCGCTCTCCTTGAACGTCACTGGGTACGGATGGACGTCAGTAGATCGGCACCGTCAACGGCGGCCATCGTCCGTTCAGACGATGACCGATGCGTCACGCGCGGCAGAATCACTCGGGTGCATCAGTACCGCCAACCGAGCTGCCAGTGACCGAGGTGGCGTGGTACGGCCGGCGGCCCCAACAAAGACTGGAGAACAACAACATGAGCACGCTGCACCGTATCGAAGCCAAACTGCTGGAAGACCGCTACGCGCGCGGTTGGCACTGCCTGGGCCTGGCGGCTCAGTACCGTGATGGCAAGGCGCACCGGCTGGATGTGTTCGGCACCCGCCTGGTGGCCTTCCAGGGCGAAGACGGCCAGTTGAACATCCTCGATGGCTATTGCCCGCACATGGGCGCCGACCTGAGCACCGGCTGCGTCGAAGGCAACGCCATCCGCTGCCCCTTCCACAGCTGGCGCTGGAACGCGGACGGTGTGTGCGACGACATCCCCTACGCCAAGCGCATCCCGCCACGGGCCAAGATCAAGCGCTGGCCGACCATGGAGCAGAACCACCTGCTGTTCGTCTGGAACGACCCCGAAGGCAACGCGCCGATCGCCGAGCAGGCCATCCCGCGCATCGATGCCTGCTTCGACGACACCTGGGCCAACTGGGAAATCGCCGACCTCAAGATCGACACCAACTGCCGGGAACTGATCGACAACGTCGCCGACATGGCGCACTTCGGCTCGGTCCATGGCGCGCCGGTCGATGAGTTCAGCAACGTCTTCGAAGGCCACACCGCCGCCCAGATCATGCGCGCGCGCAGTGAGCGGTTGTCCGGGGACAGCGAGCTGACCACCGTGGCCACCTACTACGGCCCGGCCTACCAGATCACCGAAATGACCGGCGCCATGGGCGGCCAGCCGATCCACTCGATCCTGCTCAACTGCCACGTGCCGATCGACCTCAACAGCTTCACCCTGCGCTATGGCGTGCTGGTCAAGAAGATCCCGGGATTGTCCGAGGAAGAAAACCAGGCCATCGCCAAGGCCTACGTCAAGCAGGCCCAGGAAGCCTTCTACGAAGACGTCGCCATCTGGCACACCAAGACCCGCGTCGACAACCCGCTGCTGTGCGACGGGGATGGCCCGGTGTACCAGTTGCGCCGCTGGTACGAGCAGTTCTACACCGACGTCGCCCTGCTGGCCGACGAGACCCGCGACAGCAAGCAATTCGTCGTGCGTAGCAGCGAGCGCGCCTGACCGCATCACCCCTGGCACCACCCGGCAGCGGTCCAGACAACCCGCTGTCGGGCCCCGCAACATGACATTGCGCGCGGACAAGGGCTCCTTATATGCTCGCCGACGCCAATGCTAATAATAAGAAGCGGTAACCATCGATGCAGACTCTCAGTTTCGAAGACTTCAGCGAACTGGTCGGCCAGCTCTACGAGGGGCCGCTGGAATCCATCCCCTGGGTCACCTTCCTCAATCAACTCAACAGCCTTCTGCACAGCAAGCACGTCACCTTCATCCTGCGTCCACCCAGCACCCAGGTCGACGGTTTGATGGTCAGCACCAACGGCACCTCCAACGACGCCACCGCGTCCTACAACAAGCACTTCTTCGCCCTGGACCCGTTCGTCGGGCTGCCCAACCGCGAAGTGGTTGCCCTGGCCGACTTCATGCCCGAGGCCGAGCTCAAGCAGTCGGAGTTCTTCCGCAACTTCCTGGAGCCGGTGGATGTGTTCCACATCCTGGGCGTGGACATCAACACCAGTGACGGCGCCCAGTGCCGCCTGCGCATCAGCCGCGGGCGTGACGATGCGCCCTTCGTCGAGTCGGAAAAGCACCTGCTGGCGCGGTTCATCCCGCACCTGGAACGCTCGATCAAGATGCACATGCAGCTCAACCGCATCGAGACCGAGCGCAACCTGTACGCCGGTGCCGTGGACCAGATGGCCGTGGGCACGATCATCCTCGATGACACTGGCAAGGTCCTGCAGACCAACCAGGTGGCCGAGCGCCTGCTGCAGGAAAAGGACGGCATCAAACAGGTCAACGATGGGCTGCAGGTCGGCAGCGCCCGGGACACCCAGGAGTTTCGTCGCCTGGTGCGCCAAGCCATGCTGTCGCAGAAGGGCAACCTGGCCTCGGTGGTCGAGGCCATGCGCGTCAAGCGCCCGTCCGGGCGTGCGGACCTGGGCATCATCGTGCGCTCGGTGCCGCTGTCGGCCTGGAGCGAGGGCAAGCAGTGCCCGACCGTGGTGATCTTCATCAGCGACCCGGAGCAACAGTCTTCGGCGCCCCAGGAGATCGTCCGTGCCCTGTTCGACTTCACCCCGGCCGAAACCCAGCTGGCCATGCTGCTGGCCAACGGCCTGACCCTCGACGAAGCTTCCGAGGAGCTGGGCATCAGCCGTAACACCTCGCGTGCGCACCTGCGCTCGACCTTCTCCAAGACCGGCGTCACACGCCAGACCATGCTCGTGCGGTTGATCCTGCGCAGCGTCGCCACCCTGGGCTGAAGCCCCCCTACCCGCCTGCCTGGTCATCGTCCGCTCGGACGATGGCAGGCGCCGGCCGGCAGCGCACAGTAGCCTCGTCGCTTTCCGCTGCCAGAGGCCCCGCCATGCGCCAGAGCCCAACCATTCTCAAGACCGAGCTGCTGGCCCAGAGCAGCCACTTCCAGATCGAAGCCCTGCACCTGCGTTTCAGCAATGGTCAGCATCGGGTCTACGAGCGCCTGCGCGGCACCGGCTACCGCTCGGTGCTGCTGGTGGCCATGCCGGATCCTAAGCATGTGCTGATGGTGCGCGAGTACGCGGTGGGGGTCGAAGGTACGATCCTTGGCCTGCCCAAGGGGGGTGCCGATACAGGGGAAAGCTACCTGGAGGCGGCGCAGCGTGAGTTGGGCGAGGAAGTCGGCCTACGGGCCGGGCGGTTGACCGAGCTGGGGGAGCTGACCCTGGCGCCGGGGCATCTGTGTCACCGTTGTCGGGTG
Protein-coding regions in this window:
- a CDS encoding alpha/beta hydrolase, with the protein product MPLDTQMAAVLQGFTAQGEPDYATLDAVQYRLHADNLMPPLPGADMAEVRDLQVAGAAGLLPARLYRPVARDDLPLLVFFHGGGFVIGNLDTHDNLCRALALETSAVVVSVGYRLAPEARFPAAPEDCYAATCWLVEQADALGVDARRLAVAGDSAGGNLAIAVSRLARERQGPAIRHQCLFYPVTDAACDSASYRDFAEGYLLSRAMMGWFWAQYLERAEQGTDPLVSPLRDEYLQGLPTTTLLTAEYDPLRDEGEAFAERLQAAGVAVRLQRCEGMVHGFISMAPFVEAAARALQGAAADIRRALS
- a CDS encoding Rieske 2Fe-2S domain-containing protein — its product is MSTLHRIEAKLLEDRYARGWHCLGLAAQYRDGKAHRLDVFGTRLVAFQGEDGQLNILDGYCPHMGADLSTGCVEGNAIRCPFHSWRWNADGVCDDIPYAKRIPPRAKIKRWPTMEQNHLLFVWNDPEGNAPIAEQAIPRIDACFDDTWANWEIADLKIDTNCRELIDNVADMAHFGSVHGAPVDEFSNVFEGHTAAQIMRARSERLSGDSELTTVATYYGPAYQITEMTGAMGGQPIHSILLNCHVPIDLNSFTLRYGVLVKKIPGLSEEENQAIAKAYVKQAQEAFYEDVAIWHTKTRVDNPLLCDGDGPVYQLRRWYEQFYTDVALLADETRDSKQFVVRSSERA
- the nudE gene encoding ADP compounds hydrolase NudE, coding for MRQSPTILKTELLAQSSHFQIEALHLRFSNGQHRVYERLRGTGYRSVLLVAMPDPKHVLMVREYAVGVEGTILGLPKGGADTGESYLEAAQRELGEEVGLRAGRLTELGELTLAPGHLCHRCRVVLAEQLSPCSNDGGDEPEPLECLSVALADVPRLVAKGELHEARAIAALFMAMGVLAQRG
- a CDS encoding helix-turn-helix transcriptional regulator, which codes for MQTLSFEDFSELVGQLYEGPLESIPWVTFLNQLNSLLHSKHVTFILRPPSTQVDGLMVSTNGTSNDATASYNKHFFALDPFVGLPNREVVALADFMPEAELKQSEFFRNFLEPVDVFHILGVDINTSDGAQCRLRISRGRDDAPFVESEKHLLARFIPHLERSIKMHMQLNRIETERNLYAGAVDQMAVGTIILDDTGKVLQTNQVAERLLQEKDGIKQVNDGLQVGSARDTQEFRRLVRQAMLSQKGNLASVVEAMRVKRPSGRADLGIIVRSVPLSAWSEGKQCPTVVIFISDPEQQSSAPQEIVRALFDFTPAETQLAMLLANGLTLDEASEELGISRNTSRAHLRSTFSKTGVTRQTMLVRLILRSVATLG